The following DNA comes from Candidatus Cybelea sp..
GCTGAACTGGCCCGGCACCGTGTTGTAGAGGCGCGGTTCGAGGCCGTAATGCTCGAACGACGAGCGAAGTGCGCGCACCATAACGTCGGGATGGTATCGCGCCGCAGCAAATGCATACCACCACGTTAGCCCGGGCCAGACGCCGCCAAGCAGACCCGAATACGCAGCGGGCTCGTATCGCGGGTCCAAACGTGAGACGGTTCGCAATCCGGCTGAGGTCCAAAAATCGGGGCAATTCAGCCGGCTGATGATGCGAAACCCCGTTTCATCGCTGCACGCGCGCATGATAACAGGGAATACTTCATCCCCGGTCACGTCCGTTCGTGCGTAGCCATCGACGTCGACGTTGAGGTAGTACAATCCATTCTTCGGATTAATGAGATGAGCGTCCATCGCGTCGCGAATACCTGCGGATGCTTCCCCAAAGGCGATCCGATCCTGGTCGAAGGTGCCGAGATTCTCCGCCAAATGCGAGGCGGCGCGCAACGCGGCGCAGCACTCGGCGTTGATCTCGGTCACCGCGCCGTTGATGTTGTAGCGCGGAATGATGTTGCGCCACCCGGCGATGCCCCAAACGTCGCCGCGCGGATCGTGCGCAGTGCAGAAGACCAGTCCGCGAGCGTCGATTTGGGAGATAATGTAGCGCGCGGCCTTCGCGACCGACGGGTACATTTGCTGCAGCCAAGTGGAATCGCCCGTTGAGCGGAAATGGTGATTGATTGCGAGGATGAATAACGGCGTGTCGTCGTTGATGTTCAGTCCGTCGTCCTCGATGTGACCGGTGACCGCATCGAAGTATTCCGGAAGCTTTCCATTCTCATACTGGCGGCGTGCGATGTGGTCGAGCAGATCGCGAGAGAACGACGGAAGAAAGTGATCGTTACCATACACAAACCACGCCGAGTCGCGAACCACGATGTTCGGGTAGTTCCCTGGATCGTTCGTCAACCCGCATGCTGTCGGGTAGGTCGCCATCACGCGGCGCATGTTAACTTTGCTCCAGAGCGCGCCATTATTGATCACCGGATCAGGCGTGAGCACGCGTCCGTGGCGCAGAACCTGCGCGAGGTGCTTTATCGACCGCTCGAGCGCCGCGTGCGGCTCCTCGCGCGTTAAATAGTTCCGCAGCGCGTCGACGTCACCGTGCGCGTAGGCACCGGCAACAAAACAGAACCGGCGGGGTTTATTCGGCTCCAGCGCGAGATCGAGTTGGAGCCGGCCAAGGACTGCGCCGACGGCATCGAGGTTGTTGCGAACGTTATGCAGGTACGTCGCGTCGTACGTTCCGCCGTAGTCGAAGTCGCACCCGTATCGCGTCGGCGGTTCCGAGAGACCGAAGATGCGAACCCACTGGGGACGGCTCTTGTTTATGGAGACGAGCGCATTCGCTCTAGCTTCGAATCGCGTCTGTACGTCGGCCGGCGTGCTGCCGCTCAGCATCGCAGAACCGATGACGCGAGCATGATGCAGGATCGTGTCGCGGTTGATAACGTCGACGATGATGTACACCAGCGGAGGATCTTCGTGCCCGGGCTTGGCGCTGCCGAGTGGAAGGAACGTCGTTTCCACAATGTCGATCACGCTCTTGAGCGTATATCTGACGCGCTGATATGCGGGATGGAGTTCAAAGACGCGTTTGCCGACGTCTGCAAAGAGCTGTGTATAGCTCGGGGACTCCTGCACATCTGACGGTTCGCCGGTATCGGAAAAGCCTAAGCTGCCAAGCGGTTTGGAACGAGAACCATATTGAACCCCGATCGTGCCAATCAACGATTGCGCTGCGTCATTGAGAAAGACGCGTTCGATCTGGCCCGTACCTTTAGTGAGAATCCACAGAGCGCTGTTGCCGAGGCTCGCGCCCATGCCGAGGTTTGACTCCGTAGTCGTGAACGACGGCAGCGAGCCCACTTCCATGCCGCTATCTTCGTCGCCCGGGCGCGTCATCCTGAGGTGCCCGCGCCGGGTCAGGTTTTGGTCATGCCTCGCGCAAGGTGGCGCGATGCCAGGCTCAAAACCAAAGGAGCCTCTGCGCTCTGTTTACGAGAAAGGTTTTAAGAGATGCACGCACACCGTCTTTTGAGCGCGTTAGCGCTCGTTGCCGTGCCGGCCGTGGCGGCGGGATGCTCGGGCGACGCCCGCGTCGTTCCTCCCGCAGGCTCGGCCGCGGCGCCGTCGGCCGCACGCATCGGTTGGTTATCGCCGCAAGCCAAGCACGGCGGTCAGCTGTACGTTGCCGACCAGTCCAATCAGCGCGTCGCGATATTCTCTCAGAAGACCGGCGCACCGACCGGCCAGATCACCGACGCGATCGCCGGCCCCGACGGATTGTACGTCGATCCGCGCGGTACGCTCTACGTTTGCAACTTCGGCGCCGGAACCGTTACCGAATATCCAAAGGGCCAGACGACGCACTCGAAGACGCTGACCGGCACCATTGGGCCCAAGTACGTCGTCGCCGGACGCGACGGCACCGTATACGTTTCCGATTTTGGCGACGGCTCGCACAGCAACCTGTACGAATACGCCAAAGGCAGCACGACGCCCACGACGACCATCCCGTTTGCGACGTTTCCGGCCGGCGTCGCACTGAATACTCAAAACAAGCTTTACGTAGCGTACAGCGATCCAACCAACAACGACCTCGAAGTGCTCAAGTTCGCCCCGGGGTCGACCAAAGGGAAGAATCTCGGCATTCACATCAAGTACGATAACGCGGGGGGCCTCGCGTTCGACAAGAGCGACGATCTGCTGCTCGACGATCAAAGCCTGCCGGGCGTCGACGTTTTTCCGCCGGGAGCGACCGTGCCGTCGCAGCAGATCAAAGGCTTTAACCTCGCCTACCAGATCGCACTCAACAAGAAGAACGCGCACCTCTTCGTGAGCGATCCGTTCGGCCCATCGGTTCAGGAGGTCGCCTATCCCTCTGGAACGCCCATTCAAAGCTTCTCCAGCGGTCTCTCGGGAGCATTCGGAGTCGCGACGAGTCCGGACAGCCCGTATTAAGCGCCCGTCGCAGTTCGCCGAACTGTCGCGTCTCCTGCGCCGTCTCGACGATCCGGAGTCGGTACGGCAGAGCGCGCTGGTGCGTGGCGCGTTCGGCGGACTGCGAACTGGAAACGCTCCCATCGACGAAAAGCTCACGCTGCTGCGCATCCGCGCCGCGGTGCTGTCCGCGGTGGCAACGCTCGATACGGAGCTCGACACGCGCAACGTGCACTTCGCGCGGCAGCGCACAATCGTCACGCGCTGCGACCTGCGTGGAGAAAAGCACGCCGCGGTGGCCGCCGATCTCGGCGTCTCGTTGCGCGAGTTCTATCGCGAGCGGCGGCGTGCGTTCGAGCGGTTACTGGCGAACCTCGAATCGAATCTGCGCGAGTCGGCGCGGCCGGTCCGAAGCCTTCCCACCCGCTTCGAGCTCGAGCTCGATCGCGTCGCAAACCTTCGTCTCGTTGGGGCGTTCGGCGCGGCCTTCGCACTGCTCGAACGCATCGCGATCGAGGCGGCCGATCCCAACGACGGCGTGCGCGCCTGGTGCTACGGCGTAGAAATTGCGAGCGATATCGGCGATAACGAGCGCGCACAGCGCCTGTTCGCGCGGGCACTGCAGCACGTTCGCGAGATGGCCGGCGAATTGGAGCCGATCGGCGAGGTCACTCTGCAAATGGCGTCCGCGTACGTGGCGTGGAACGCGGGCAGCGATTTGGCCGGCGCGACCGTGCACCTCGAGCGGGCCGCCGGCGCCGCGGAACGGCTGCCGCCCACGGTTCAACGCGGTCACGTCAGGGTGGCCACCGGCGCGCTGTTCCATCGCGCAGAGTTATCGTGTCTGCATGGCGATCCGGCGGCGGCACTCCACACGCTGGGCCGCGCGCGGCGGCTGCTCGACCGGCTGCCTCACAAGCCCAACGATCTGCTCGGCCGCCTCTTTCTCGAGCTCAGCGTCGTGCACGAGCTGATCGTCGGCGGCATGCCGCGTTCGATCGAGTATGCGCTGGAGGCGCTGGACGTCTTCGAATGCGCGCGTCACGCCGAAGGCGTCGCGGTCGCAAGCGGCTTACTCTGTAGTGCGCTGACGCAGTGCGAGGAGTTCGAGCAGGCATTGGCGCTCGGCACGCTCGCGCTCGAGACGGCGCGCACCGCCGGAAACCCGAAGCTGATTGCGGATTCGGCCCTGCTGCTGGCGCAGGCGCACGCACTTGGCGGCGATCCAAAAGTGGGGCTGGCGCTCGCACGCGAGGCTGCGACGCACGGACGAACCGCACTCTTTGCCGCTCGGGCGCCGCTCGCGATGGCGGAGGCGCATTTGGCGCTGGGCGACTCTGAACGGGCGCTTACCCACGCCAATGAAACCGCGCGCTTCGCGTCGGCGCGCGGAATGGAGCGTTACGCCGGAATGGCCGCGCGAATCTCTGCCGACGCCTACGCCGCACTCAACCTGCCGTTGCAGGCCCGCGAGCAGGCGGACTTGGCGCTTTGCCTTTTGTCGGCGCACGGTCATCCGTACTCGCTCGCGCGCGCCTATGCAACGGCGCAGCGCGAGGGCATCGGCGGAGCGGCGCCGCGGCTCGCGCAAGAGATCCGCGACACGCTGCGAGCGCCGGATTCTAAGGCGCAACTGGAGGCTCTCGGCTCAGGGCGGCGGAGCCGGCCGATCTCTTTCTGATTGAACCGCTCGGCCGGAAAAGCAATGGACCAGCCGGAGCTGGCCCATTGTACGCGTTGACGGTGCCCCTATTGAAGGGCTTGGTTAGACTATTTGGCGGCTGCGACTGATGCGAGCGGCTCCGAGAAACTGCCCGTGAGGGTCGCGAGCGGCGAACCGCCGGCCGGATAGCTGTAGATTTCGCCGTCGACGTTTCCGGCATCCGGACAGATGACGTAGCCCTTGGCGATCCACGTTTGATCGCAGTCCGACGAACCGGAGAGGGAGACGGTGCCTTCTTCCGTCGCGGTCGTTCCTTTAACCGTGTACTGGTCGATCGTGTGGGCTTCCTGATCGTTCACCGTGACATACTTGCCGTCCCATTGAACGCTGCCTGGGAACTCGACCGAGTTGCTGGTCGTGATGGTTTCGGCGGTGTTCTTGCCCTTCGGAATCTCAACCAAGCCGAATTCACCTTGGGAGTTGAAGCCGTCGATAAAGAGGTTGCTGCTGGCGTCGTAGCCGGAGAAGAATGCTTCAACCAACGGGGTAGAGATAGCCGTTCCCGAGCCCTTTGCGCCCTTGTAGATCACAACCACACCGTTGTTGATCATCGTCCCGGCAAGATCGCCGGTCTTGGGATCGATGGAACAACCCACCGGTTCGCCGGCCGTTGTAGTTAGCGTCGCGATCGGGCTGGTACCGCCGACCTTGAACTGCTCGAACGAATCCGTGCCGCTCGCCGTTACCCAGAAGGTCTTCTTGCCGCTACCGTAGAGTACATCGGTGCACGAGCCCTGGGCCTCCGACACGCCGGAGATCGTTCCGATCGATGAATCGCCCTTCGGATAATCGAACTCCAGTACGTCGCTTGCGCTGAAGTCCGCGATGTATTGATCGGCTTTCTTCTTCTTATGGCGGTGGTGCTTGTCAGGGGTTACGTGTGCGTTCAGGTTGGGGTGGGCTGCGGTAATCAGGATACCGTTTTGCGATACCGCTCTGCCGAGGTGCATCCCGTTGGACGTTCCGACTGAATTGGGACCGAGCGCCGATCCGCCCCCGCTGCTGCAAGCCGCGAGCATCGCCCCGGCCGCCGCAAGTCCTAACGTATACTTGGCCAAACTCAATGTATTCATTTGTGGAACCTTGCTCCATTTCTTTAGATCGAAGTGTCTTTAGTCAGCGTCGACTTTGCCTCAGTAATGAATGACAGAGATCGAGATAACTTCACTCGACCACGCGGCACTCGCGAGACGTCAGGCAGTTGCTTCGACCGGGGAGATGAAAGGCGAAGTCCTCGGCCGGGAAAGCGTGCGAGGTCCTCGGGTCTGCCGTGGACTGTGACTTTTGCCACAGCAAATCCTTCACAGCGGTCATCTTTTTGGGGTGGTTCTTCTGGGGGAGCGCAGGCCAAAAACGGCCGGCATCTTCTGGCTGCCGGGGGGCCTCGGAGCGGTCGTCTCCCTGGCCAGATTAAGCGAGGGCACCTAGAGTGCTCGTTTCCCAAGTTGCGCCTCGTCTTTTGACGAGAAACGCACCTCGTTATCGGACAAGCTAGCGCTCGCTCTTCGAACCGCGCGAGGTCGGGATGGAAGAAATCTTTTTTGCGTCGAAGCGCGACCGCACATGGGGAATCGCGGCTTAGTACTTACACAACGTGCTTGACGTGGACGCGGATTGAAGGCGGCAATCATAAGGGCACGCGACGGCGTGCCGGAATACGGGTCTTTCGCAGAGCCCATCCTCGGCGAAGGCCACGAACTCGTTAGCCTTGTTGCGGCGGGGATTCACCCGATCGTACGCGCTTTGGCATCGGGACGTCATTACGGAAGTGCGGGCGTATGGCCGCTGATCCCAGGCCTCGACGCCGTTGCGCGCACGGCAGACGGCGACTTGATCTACACGGGAAATATTGCGCGGCCGTACGGCACCCTTGCCGAACGTATGGCCGTGCCGCAGGGCGTGCGCATCTCGCTTCCACCCGAGGCGGACCCGGTACAGATAGCCGGCGGAGTCAATCCCGGTCTGGCGTCTTGGTTGACGTTGAACGCACGCAAACGCGAGATCGGCCTCCTTGGCAGTGTTTTGATTCTCGGCGTAACCGGCATGGCAGGGTCGCTTGCCGCCCAAAATGCGCGCGTGCTCGGCGCCACGCGGATCGTTGGAGCCGGGCGTAATGCTGCCGCGCTTGAACGCATAGCGAAAGCCGATGCCAAAACCGTCTCGCTGATCGGTGACCCCGAAGCCGATGCGGATGCGCTCCATCGAGCACTCGGCGAGACGGCACCGAGCATCGTCCTTGATTTCCTTTGGGCCGGCGCGGCCGAAGCGGCATTCCGTGCGCTGGGCCGGCACGGTTTGGACGAAGATCGTGCGAACATCTCGTATGTCGAGATTGGGGCTATGGCCGGTCCCGATGCGGCTGTGCCCGCGTCGCTCCTGCGCAGCCGGCATATTCGTATTTCCGGAAGCGGCGCAGGCTCGGCCTCAATTGCCGACGTCGTAGCGCAGATTCCGATCTACATGCAGCTCATCGCCGATCACAAGATTGACGTACCGACACAACCCTTCACTCTCTCATCGATCGCTGATGCCTGGGCTGCGTCGGAGAGCAGTGGCCGCCGCGCCGTCGTCGTCCCGTAACTCGACCACTACCTTCAACTCTCCGTCTCTGCGCTATCGCGGAATTGCGGATTTGCGAAGATCCCAGAACTTCGCACGGGGGTTCCGAAGTCGCATCAGCAAGCCTCCGGGCGGCGTAACCGCAAGCGCAGAAGCGCCACCCGGCAAAGCATGGCCCGCCCTGCCGGGGATCAACACGACCGCGCGCTCTAGTCCCTGTGCGTCGACCGTTGCGCCGACGATCTGCCCCCGGTCGTTAACGTTGCCGCCAAACAGCACGTTCAGGTTCTTGTTCGGCGCGATGAGCGCGTTGAGGTCGCTCATTGAACCGTTCTGCCAGAGGAAGCCTCGGCAGTTTCCGCTCGCGTCGCACGATTCGCCGACGATCTGTCCCGCATCGTTGATTCCGCCGGCGAAGCTATCGGTGTCGCCGGGCAACGTGCCAAGGTCGCTCATTCTGCCGCGCTGCCAAAGAAAAGCGTGAGTCACCGTGTCTCCGGACAGGTTTGAGTTGCCGATGACCTGGCGTCGTTCGTTGATATCCAATGCGATGTTGACGCTGCCCCCGAGGCTTCCGAGGCTAATTGGTGAGGCGTTTTGCCAGAGGACCGCGTGACTCGTTGGAGCGGCGCACGAGCCGGAATTGCCAACGGCAGCCCGTCCGGACTGCGTGAGCGTGTACGCATACGAAACAGTGTCGCCGGCGTAAGGCGGCAGCGTGGTGATCTTGCCGTTCGGCTGCCAAATGACGCCGAGATAATCGAGAACGTGCGGCGGAGTGCAGCTCGGATCTTGAATACTGGTCTCGGCGGCACCGGCCATTTGGCCGCGCATATTCACGTCGTTGGTGTTGTCGTTGTTTCCGCCGAGGGTTGGAAGCGGCCTCATCTTACCGCGCTGCCAACTGAAACCTAAGCAAATGTGCGACGTGCCAAAACCGCAGAAGTTTTCGTCATTGGGATCAGTGGCCGAGGTTTCCGACCATCCCACGAACTGACCGGCGCTCCCGTGGTTATACTGGAAAATGGCGCTGTTCGGGCCGCCCAGCGTGCCGAGGTCGATCGTGCGCGGGGGATATTCCCAGATCTGGGCGTGCTCGATTTCGTTTGAGCTTAGCAGCGATGTGCCGCTGGCTTGGCCGCGATCGTTGATGTTGATGGCGAAGCTGACGCTTCCGCCGAGCGAGTCCAGCGTGACGAGATCGTAGTGCCTGAAGCGTGCCTTCGAGCGTGCGTTCGGCCCGGATGTTGTAACGCGTTGCTGCGTCGATGCTGCAGGCGCGAAGGTCGAGGACGGCACGCCGCCGCAGCCGGACAGCACCACGGCGGCCGCTAATGCAGCTGATGCATAGGCGGCGTTGATCGAAATGTTCATTGGCGGATGCTCCTCTCCAACCAAATCTACGACGCCCGCTTGGTGCGCGATTCTGGCTGGATCCCGGTAACGACCGATCGCGCACAAACGTGACGCTTCCGCTAACGCCGCTTTAAACCATTAACGAACCGTCCAAAGAGAAGCTAGGAGTCCTTTGGTCGCATCTATTTGGCGATGCTGACGGATTGGCCGCCCGATTGAACGGTGAACGATTTGGAGGGCGTATTGCCTGCCGGGTAGTGCCATAAACGAAGGTCCGCGTTGCAAATTTCGTTTCCGCCGACGACGACGCCACCTTGCCTGTCGTTGACGGGCGTGTTCTTGTGGCCGACGATGAACGGCTGAACCACGTGGGTGTAGTTACCCTGACAAGTGTCGGCCAAGAGGACTTGACCATGCGAGGTTAACGTCGAACCCGACAGCGAGGCCCGAATCATCCCCGACTGAAGGCCCCCGCCAAGCTGCTGATCGCCAAGAGCGATGTATTTGCCGTCCCACATCGTGGAGTCAGGAGAGTAGATCGTGAATCCGCTCGCGGTCAGCATCGTTAGAGATTTGTCTCCCTTGAGCACCGCGCAAAAGGTAACGGTCTCCGATGCTTCGTTCTCGGCGATCATCACGAGGTTCCCCTTGTTATCGTAG
Coding sequences within:
- a CDS encoding amylo-alpha-1,6-glucosidase, with the translated sequence MEVGSLPSFTTTESNLGMGASLGNSALWILTKGTGQIERVFLNDAAQSLIGTIGVQYGSRSKPLGSLGFSDTGEPSDVQESPSYTQLFADVGKRVFELHPAYQRVRYTLKSVIDIVETTFLPLGSAKPGHEDPPLVYIIVDVINRDTILHHARVIGSAMLSGSTPADVQTRFEARANALVSINKSRPQWVRIFGLSEPPTRYGCDFDYGGTYDATYLHNVRNNLDAVGAVLGRLQLDLALEPNKPRRFCFVAGAYAHGDVDALRNYLTREEPHAALERSIKHLAQVLRHGRVLTPDPVINNGALWSKVNMRRVMATYPTACGLTNDPGNYPNIVVRDSAWFVYGNDHFLPSFSRDLLDHIARRQYENGKLPEYFDAVTGHIEDDGLNINDDTPLFILAINHHFRSTGDSTWLQQMYPSVAKAARYIISQIDARGLVFCTAHDPRGDVWGIAGWRNIIPRYNINGAVTEINAECCAALRAASHLAENLGTFDQDRIAFGEASAGIRDAMDAHLINPKNGLYYLNVDVDGYARTDVTGDEVFPVIMRACSDETGFRIISRLNCPDFWTSAGLRTVSRLDPRYEPAAYSGLLGGVWPGLTWWYAFAAARYHPDVMVRALRSSFEHYGLEPRLYNTVPGQFS